Genomic segment of Hydra vulgaris chromosome 11, alternate assembly HydraT2T_AEP:
GTTCTGTGGTGCCTTTGTGTTGAAATAGGAAATTAAAATGTAGTATATATTTTAGTgatattttgttgctttataGTAAATGAAGATTTTGTCCGATTGTGTGTCTTTTGTGCTAAACGTTACAAGTGCACGTTAGGTATgcacacacatttttttaaattttatatcttagGCAGTGGTACCTGAAAAACCCTAAAAACTGTTCCTATTCACACCATTTTACTGTACCAAATAGTAAAATGGTGTGTATGTTGTAAATAGGCATCGAGTATACCAAATACTTATAATAGCAATATTAGCCCATCCCATTTTGACCCTcatgaacaaaatttaaaacgcGGAATGTCATTAAATATTCCTAaggtattctttttttaatgaatttttttttttttggatgacTATTTATACTCGCGccattcttttaaagtttaacattttttgagttttaaaggATATTTTCAAACAATCAGCGCGAAtagaaaattacaaataattacCTATATAATAACGTCATTACAAACGATGGAAGGTTTTGTTTTATCTATATCGATTGTGTgcgcatttttattactattatttttgttagcTGGTGGTGTTTTAAAATCGCAAAAATTcgttatgtaattaaaaaaacgcTTTGAGGCCTAATACACAGCAATTAGAAATTTGTCAGATTCTTGTGAAATTTGTGCAAGATTAGCTAAATTTCATGTCTGACCATTATTCTTGTTAACCTCCTGCCATTATGTTAAAGAGTTTCatatagttgtagccgtaaataaaactgttggagaattaactatttatatcataaaaccattaaaggtaaaaaaaaatagtaaagtaaaacaagttcactttaaaatatcttttacaaaaataaaatgtataagtttctaattttaaaattatttacatttagacTTTCGAGAAGTGCAGAGATTATTGTGAATTTGCGGATCAAAATCAGACCATTAGGTGAAAATTAACAAGTATGGAGCTGTTTCACACGTTTTGAATTTCATGAAAttcaagttgtatttttctaaaatcagGCAGTCTTTTATTCTAAGTTATTAAATACTCAAAGAGATCAATGGAGCTACGGCGACTGCTTTCTCGTTATTGAatggttttaataatttgaattttgatcCGATACCTAACTGCAAACTCTGAACCTTgaaagtacatttaaaaattattttgttacatattttctTGAGATATTTGCCTtaagctaaaaatttatatggatataaatatttattgtacatTTGCAGCGTTTAAACGCTGAATTCTGAAGCTGATTTTCTTCAGAAACAAGAGATTTGTGgcagtgacggatccagcattttttgatgtttgaatacttatgtcaaataatttttttaaaaagttgcaatgattggaggctgggaacaaaaaagacCTTAAATTTTATCTCCCCTGCCCCAAAGTATTGTTATACAATCTCTTAGCGTtgaaaaattatgaccatataaaatttgtaaccccttcaaattgagggggtttaaactttttatggtcATAATTTATGAATGCAGAGAGattatactatgaaacttaaatttttttgatgaatataaacttagttaagagtagcgaaaaaattattgtaccaacctgttgctctcacgtttggagCAGGGGGGATAAAATTTTCGggctttttttgttcccagcctccaatcattgcaatattttgcaaagcatcattatttgacgaagtataaacatacaaatgtttggagtttgcccCATGTCTGTTAGCTatttcaaacatcaaaaaatgctggatccatCCCTGATCTGTGGTTCAATGTCTACTCAATGCTTTTTTTAGACATGAGGCAAGCGTAAACTTCAAAGTTGAATGCTCTTCAGCGGTGCTCTGATGCGATAATTAGGTCTTTtaggagcacctaaaataaccaccgaaaaaatgtgtatatgtatatttttaatcacATTAATACGTTTTGATCTAGTTTAGTTTACAACAAAAGACCGAAAGTCCTTtacccaattttttttataaactattttagatTTGTTTGATCCAATGCTTCAGtagtagtatttttaaaaaaacaccatTTGATACCAAAATGAGGTAAAAATTATGAAGTTTGTCGTATGACTGGAAAATAGCATCAAAGATCAacaaaaaatcacttaacaaaagcCAAAGTGTTAATTTATCTATCGTAATCAGTAAAAGATAGGtaaaacatatttcttaaattaataagCACAGTATTTTTTTGGGTGCAGAAACACATGAAAATATCGTTGAACAAATAAGCTGGACTTGACATCAGAATCTATTCACGCAAATGCTTGGAAATTGCTCtaaatttagtcaaaaatcataaaaagcgTAACTTCGAACAATCGGCGCGAATACTAGAAATCtagggggaaaaaaaaaaaaaaaaattcatataaatgaCGTCTACGCCAGACATTAGCAACTCCGCATAAAAATTGGttgtcgaaaaaaaaaaaaagagattggCTAAGCAATATAGAtgattttagattaaattaggtctttataaaatgaactaacaagtttaaatttaatagagGCCTTCACTATTTATTTTAGAtctgtaaaaaggttttttcttttcagcacacaagaaaatttatatcttaaaaatttgcttttattctcttttcagcataaaaataaaaaacaaactcaaaaaaaaaaaaaaaaatttatatccaaTATAAGTAACACTGAAGAGCCATTACctaacatttttagaaaatattatcaaaaaagttaGATGATGAAAAAAacagtgaaaatttttttttttctatttctgtcttaaattacttttatatcaTAACTATTGCATGTATCAAAATTGGTTGATTTTTGCAATGTAGTTGAATAACAAACCATGGTATTATAATGTAGTATTCCGTTAAAATGTTTGTTACCATTAAATGGACTGGTgcactttaaatttaatgttaaaaaaaacaaactacaaaAAGACCTGAGTACATATACACTTCTCTCTTTCGAGAAAAGCggtaaattttcttaaaaaacacaCCCTCCGCTTAATACGTAACCGGTACtgacaaaacttttaaatcattgttcataaaaaaaactaaaataagagTCGGttcatatttataatacttaaaagTACGAGCGAGGCTAGATGTAAAATACCAACAGTCAGCGAGAAAATAATGGACTCAATGCAAATGTGAGATTGATCGTCGAATATCACACATATTTAGAAAACCTATGCCAAGAATCCAAATGCGTCACGTGCCCAATTGTTGAATACAATGATTCGCTAAGCATATTAGTAATCTTTTACTTTACTCCAAACTTTAATGCTCTTTTTTGCATAcgcaactaaaacaaacaaatctaaacacattcaataaaataaataaaaccttcaGATGGTTTCCtaaccaaaaagaaaaatatgaattacttctaatttaattcttttaattagaATTAATTCGTTTTTAGATTTTAAGTTAAGGTATACAATCAAATAAGTCCTTAGCAATGCCATAGTTATCGTTTTAAAACCAACATATGCCTTAGATGTCATTATAAAAACTCAttgataaacttattttatgtaAGGTCTttgatttacaattttaaattttagaaattgtgtctttatttgttatgtaaaatacaaattaattttgaattttattttgagaTGTATCAACATGTTATATTAAATTGAGCTTCCTAAAGTAACTTTGTTTTGGTATTAAAATAAGTtgactattattatttatttattatatatttattatatttatttattatttgatatgttgactataaaaaatatgtaactgataattgtattgttattaaattaaaaaaccaaactaacGAGGTTAACTTGGTTGACAAATTCATCACGAGCACTTATCTATAATGATGAGCATTCATCTTTAATGGCATATGTGCATAATAGGAATTTTATTACTGATTTACAGATAGACAGTTAatgtaaagtaaataaatgaaatgtaaatgaagtaagcaattttttattatttatggctAGTTAACATTAATATGTTAACAATACAATTCATACCGTTGTGCATACAGAAACATATATACAGAAACATCGATACCCTTATCGATATCAGGAAACGGAAAATAGAATAGAATAACAAGTATTAAATTATTGcagaattaaaaaatcaattttggcAATATTATGGCATTACACTGACTGATGATTAATATTGCTAATAATATGATTCAATGAGTGCTATAAATTGATGCTAGTACAAGAATCCTATGTGCTGTAAAAACTAAACCCTATGTGCGTAAAAACTAAACCTTATGTGCCGTATAAACTAAATGAAAATTAGAATCGAAATACAGTATGTGAAGAGAACTGtaaaattttactcaaaataaAGTTGTGAATAAAGCTCTAAAGATATTAGGCCATAGCGAACAGTGGTTCgctataactttataaaaatacctatgaagattttttgaaaacaatagaTTATATGCTAGAAaggacttttttacaaaaaaaatttttttaactaaaaataaaagattttaccTCCGGGTCAGAAGTAGTTGAATCAATAACACCAAAGCgttcttgtcttttttttatttggacaTCAGCAAAACGATCTTTGCGTTGTAAAAGCTTTTTGACAGGATCAATCTAGAtgtaaacaatcttttaaaattaatatttatatatatatttttttaaatcattctttGTAAAAAGCTGAATGGTGAGCAGTCTGTCGCAGTCCCGGGATATGGAATGGCATATTTACATgcttatatttaaactttaaataaagataaatataattatgtaaatataattcatttttatcattttaaataaaaaattcagaaagaaaaaaaaaaaaaaaaaaaaggaattctTGTATACATTCTAACAGAGAGTCTAAAATAAAGTGATCAGTTTATTTACATGttgcataaaaaagtttttttttaatataattaacgttattatttattactattatattattaaatattgttaataaaaaattaatgattaaataatacttaaaaaaaaccaCAAACAGTTCACAAATACAACTACTTTTGCAATATGCCATATTTTGCATCTCACAACTTATCTTTTGCAAAGAGTGGCAAAAAGTTACAAATCAGAAAGATTAATAAGGGCCTAATGTCTTCTGAATGCTCTGATTTAGAAACGCTTAGAATTTGgccaaaataaagtttttttaagtagcgcaatttaaataatgttattagcTAACTATTTTCTACAGTTTCTTATGATTATAACTTAAAGGAACACCATATATTGGTgtctaatttgaaaataaaccatgtaataataaagtgctttttatttttttttattatttttattctttataaatactcatttttttatatcaaaaatctttttttaatttttaactttccagcaactttataaatttcctttaatgtgtgtgtgtgtgtgtgtgtgtgtgtgtgtgtgtgtgtgtgtgtgtgtgtgtgtgtgtgtgtgtgtgtgtgtgtgtgtgtgtgtgtgtgtgtgtgtgtgtgtgtgtgtgtagtattgtaaattattattgtaaatgtcttttataatattgtaaattatgttttgaGCTCCATGttgatgtttattaaataggtattaaactattattgagcagattttatttaacaaacataaGTAAAAACTAATATAGCAACTAAACCCCATTCTTTGTAAAAAGCTGAATGGTGAGCAGTCCTTACATAGTCCCAGGATATGGAATGCCATAAGGATCAAAATGCTAATTGAAACAACATTTATGTTCTTGTTCTGATCAAATGTTCTGGTAGAATAAAAGGGATAACATTGCAAGTTAACATGGCAAAGAAATGAGCACTATTATTTCATGTTTCTGGTCAGCTACCTAAAGATGTAGGAAGTATGATAAATTTGGAAGAACCCCAGAATATCTTTCACAATTAAGAAAGTTTAGCAACAATTAAATCTGATGAAGAAGATAGacagaaaataagaaaaaaactttaacatgtATAAACCCTTTGATCATTGAAGACCACTGTCATAGTCATAGATCACCGTCATAGTCACATTAATAGTCTCCGTCATGGTACATGGTCATAGTCATCACACTGTCATGGTTGTCATTGAGGATTTGCTGTCAAAAGGGTTTTATGTTCCATCAAAAATTAGTTATcgctttttcaaataataagaAACAATGTTACTATAACAAACTGTCAGTAACACAGAGGCAACCTATACATGTGCTCTACAACTGATGTTataaccaaattttaaaatagttgaaaTATGCATCAAGAATTGTCACCAGTTTAAATAAGTCAACATTAGTTGATGAATTTGGGGATGTGAACCTCTCCTTCCAAAAACCTCAATATATGAGCCAATTAAGAGTGCAGATCTTTGTGAAAGagaaaatttacaaatgtaTTGATTGTAGATGGTAGTATTTGTTATATGCTCATTAAGCAAAAACTTACAACAGTGATTTTCACACAAGTTGATCATTACTGGTACTGACATAATCCTGACTGAATTACAAACTCCTGGCATTGTAGTCCCTCGTTGAGATTTGGAAACTCACCAAGACAAAATAGATGTAATAATAAGTAACAGCAGGTTATTTATCTGTCAAGGTGTGCTATATCAAGACTTTATTTTATGACACCAATGTTTTCATTTTGCTTGTACTCTTTTACAGAAGGATGGAGCCAGCTGACATGGTCAAGCTCTCAGATATAGCAGCAACAGTTCATAATTCAGGAATCCAAACAAACTCATTGTTTGcaatacattattaaaacattaaaataaatgtttaaagtgAAAAATTCATGATTTTATTgtgaatattttctttttgactaAAAACAATGGCAAAGATTATTTACTGAGATGaaaatttctaaagcatttAATGATCCTTAAAGTCATATGTAATAACATAATAAAgtccaatataaaaaaaaattaaaaagaataaaaataaaccaaataaaaatcaagtaataactttaataccACAGTGTTAACAGAAGTACCAAATCGTTCAGCTCGTTTTGATATTCTGTCATTACCAGCCTagtaaatttattctttataaaaacttttaaaactattctatatataaactattcTATATATCCTTGTCATAAAGTAATTATTTGAATTCGGTCACAAATAATTAAACATACGGTTGAAAGCTTTTGCTTGTCATTTCCAGTAATTCCAGTATCACCAAACCTACAGATTTGAACagcaaatatattaaaataaatttttacaagataGTGTATACAGTGTATACAAgatatgttttaaacatttaaaaattatatttaaaactttaatttttaaaacatttttttaatctttaaaacattttttagttgtttgaaACATATCATGTGTTTACTGGGTCTTTTTagactttcattaaaaaattatatatataatagttattttgaatttaaaaataagagtgattttataaaacaaaaaaaacattaaaaaatacttttggagccttgctttttttctttcgtCCAAGCTAACTGCAGCACCAAACCTTTTAGTACGATTAGCTTTCTTCTAAATTAATACATGTCAACACatacataaattataacatatacacatatataacaCATACACTAACATATCAataacatatacacatataacacatatataaattataacaaaagaaaagaaaaataattgttataaaaaacaaaacaaaaaacttaggactacaaaagtaataacactctaatCACTAACtgcattttaaaagtaataaaactctagtcactaactgcattataaaagtaataacacacacacatgtatgttgtgtgtgtgtttctatatatatatatatatatatatatatatatatatatatatatatatatatatatatatatatatatatatatatatatatatatatatatatttatatatatatatatatataatagcaataaatgtgaacatattttaaagaaaaacacgATATAACTTGACATGTTTCATAGTTTACatactacattttcaaaagataaaactacaatttaaaactctggatataaatataaaatcaaaatttgaagaCATTACATAGAAATGATAACAGACAAATAGAATTGTTACAAaccaataataattataatacgaATTATGATACtgtaaatagcaaaaaaataaaaataaaattataagtaaataaaaataaataaataaataaataaaaaattaataaaaacaacaacaacaacaataactagatagacaaatttatattataatgaacagtttgtttatttaaagatgggttttcccatttaatatggagttaatttaataaaactattagcTATAATCGGCACTAAAGGAGAACCCATGGCAGCCATCTAATTGATCATAATATTTCCCGTTAAATAAGAAATGAGAACCAGATGTTGAgatttgaagtaattttttgaactgagctttagaaaaatattttaagcacatttcatctttaaagtataaatcagtagctatatttatagtttcattaagtggaatattagtaaataagcTTTCAACATCATtggaaactatatatttaatcaACTTCTTTAAATTTCTCATCGAAAGAAAAAGAGTCACAGGTggaataaattttatgtatataaggAGACAATAAATCAGAAAGATATTTAGCAAGCTTATATTTATGTCCCAATTGTTGAAATAATTGGTCTAAAAGGTGGTAGAGAAGAATCTTTACTGAGTTTGTGCATCTTAGGTAAAGCATAATTTCTTGCTGTTTGTGAACCAACAGGATAAATGTTATAGTAAACatcattttcaaaacaattattttttttttagtttcctaAGATACCCTTGTAAAGATTGTTCTCTTTTAATAGTTGGATCGTCTTTTAACTccttaaatttagttttatcactTATAATATTAGTTAAAGATTTAATATAGTCAAtctttataatcaaaataaaatttataattaaaatggtataattaaaaataattataccaTTCCTTTTGTCTGATTTTGTGAttataatgcttttatttttctttattctcttcAATATTTTGTGTTTCCTTAGCCAACCTTCAGATGGTGTGTATTTATATACTCAGTTGATTGAAAACATCcctcatttttataaatactggCGGTAGAGCAAAATTAAGACTGTTGTTTAATAATTCTAGTTCATCCTGTTGTAAAGTGTATGATGACATATTATGAACAAAGTGTTGGTGTTTAGAAGGAAGGCTAGTAAGGCTAGAGGTAGCATAATTTCTTCTTGTTAGTTTTAATAATGGAAagttctttaactttttaaaagttaaaaaaaaaagtttctttgttGACTCATTCGGAACCTGACTAGAACTTTGTAACATTTTGCAGGATTTTaggcaatgtttttttttacttttttgagtaactttctttttgtttgaaCATTTATAATGGTAGAAAAGTTCAGTTTTTACAGTTTTCTTAAACGCTTTTACGATTTTCTATAAACATTATGTGGATGatattatcactatttttaatttagattttgtaGCTCAGGAATTTCCTACACAtcttaataaacaaacttaaaatttacgatggaaaaagaacaaaataatcaaattgCATTTTTAGATGTTCTTATCAACAAGTCTGTTTCGCTTTCCACATcagtttatcacaaaaaaacatatactggtcttttacaaaaattttccagatttgttccctattgttataaaattagtCTTATACGTTGTTTAATTGATAGAACGTATAAAATCAACAACACATGGCTAGGATTTGATAAGGACATAAAAAATCTAtccaatgttttaaaaaataactaatatccACCTAAAATAATTGACactgaaattaaattatctgttgataaaaagttaaaaacatctGTAATAAATAGTATTGATAACCataatataagatataattaGCTTCCATTTATAGgtttttactcaaattttactaaatctaaagttaataaaatcattgaaaaatattgtaaagatgttataattaatttaatttccaCTACTAACAAATTACAAAACAGTTTATGTATAAAAGATCCGCTTCCTAAACTGCTCAAATCCaatgttgtttacaaattttcttgTGCTGGATTTAATGCcagttatattggagaaacctcCAGACACTTAACAACAAGGATTCATGAGCATCTTACAAGTGACAAACAATCTAATGTTTATAAGAATTTAATTTCATctgttaattgtaaaaataattgtaagtaactataattgttttaaaattttggatacTGAttctaacaaaaacaaattgaaaattaaagaaGCACTCCATATTAAATGGGAAAAcccatctttaaataaacaaactgttcattataatataaatttgtctatctagttgttgttgttgtttttatttattttttttgtttacttataattttatttttatttttttgctatttacaGAATCATAATtcgtattataattattattggtTTGTAACAATTCTATTTGTCTGTTATCATTTCTCTTTAATGtcttcaaattttgattttatatttatatccagagttttaaattgtagttttaccttttgaaaatgtagtatGTTAACTACAAAAATGTAGtatgttaattatatatatatatatatatatatatatatatatatatatatatatatatatatatatatatatatatatatatatatagaaacacacacacaagatacacgtgtgtgtgtatatatatatatagatataaaatataacataaatttcaaatagaaataatataCATTTAGGATGTATCAATGTTCATGCATTGATACATCATAAAATCTATGGTCACAAACCTGGCCCCAGCCCcagatattatttattaaaccttGCTTGGGGCCCAGTCAAATATCACCCTGGTCGCTTACTAAAGTAGACTAGAGGCAGAATATCACAATTAAGAGGTTTGTGGTTTAAATTCATCTTTTGCCTCTGGAAGTACAGCACTTAACTATTTTCTCAGTGTAGCAgctttgattttctttttgttttggaGTTTAGGGTTGAGggttgcaaataaaaaaaaacttaaaaaaaaatctttctcaGCTGTAGTggatttgaatttaataaatatatatgtatatatatatatatatatatatatatatatatatatatatatatatatatatatatatatatatatatatatatatatatacacacatatatatatatatacatatatatatatatatatatatatatatatatatatatatatatatatatatatatatatatatatatatatatatatatatatatatatattaatagttaaACATATTGATAgataaatatattgataaataataaatacaccAATTGATAGTTATATAAGccaaaatatctaaataaatacttaatttatcagtgaatacagaaaaaattattttaattaaatacttcGTCCTCAGCAGCCATTGGTGACATTATTTTTGGATTTGCTTCTTTAAGTTTGGCTAAACTatgataaaaaaagagaaaaaaattaaaattgaaattttttcttgcaaaaaaagttttaaattgcaTAGTTgacataataaaatgtaaaataagatatattattaattgaatttgttaaaaataaaaagtaaaaaggtaTTAAATGAAGCATTACATTCTATTTTACATTGTAATAAAGTATAAAAGAGAATATTATGATAAAGTATTGCTGCAAAAAGTGACCTTAACAAATATGCACTTAATTtgatacaaaaagtttttaaattaatcacactagatttgtgtaaaatttaaaaggttCATTTTCATACTTCAAGTATATAGTAAGCAAAGAAAATCTACCTTACttcaagtaaata
This window contains:
- the LOC100201309 gene encoding SAP domain-containing ribonucleoprotein isoform X2, which translates into the protein MAEELDIEGVFKLKVEDLKDELEKRGLSKKGTKLELQERLLQYFTSEISEHSLVEESTAALEEEEVEENFEILDTPTELSAPVSLSKVLEDEHEKDILSETMELNDVIQTKAIKSNVLKTESIQKKPEVVNLAKLKEANPKIMSPMAAEDEKKANRTKRFGAAVSLDERKKARLQKFGDTGITGNDKQKLSTAGNDRISKRAERFGTSVNTVIDPVKKLLQRKDRFADVQIKKRQERFGVIDSTTSDPELRMQKRALKFGVK